A single region of the Rhizobium sp. NLR16a genome encodes:
- the carB gene encoding carbamoyl-phosphate synthase large subunit, whose translation MPKRQDIKSILIIGAGPIVIGQACEFDYSGTQACKALKEEGYRVILVNSNPATIMTDPGLADATYVEPITPEVVAKIIAKERPDALLPTMGGQTALNTALSLKRMGVLDRYNVEMIGAKPAAIDMAEDRALFREAMARIGLETPRSMLANATDIKDLDRKTHEAERSKLRESLSGPDLDKALDELENQWNLGESDRKQRYLNHAMAIAAQALDHVGLPAIIRPSFTLGGTGGGIAYNRSEFFEIVGGGLDASPTTEVLIEESVLGWKEFEMEVVRDTADNCIIICSIENIDPMGVHTGDSITVAPALTLTDKEYQIMRNASIAVLREIGVETGGSNVQFAVNPKDGRLVVIEMNPRVSRSSALASKATGFPIAKVAAKLAIGYTLDELENDITGGATPASFEPSIDYVVTKIPRFAFEKFPGASPVLTTAMKSVGEVMAIGRTFAESLQKALRGLETGLTGLDEIEIPDFEEGESSQNAIRAAIGTPTPDRLRMVAQALRQGLTIEEVHEGCKIDPWFIAELKNIVDMEARIREHGLPNDAANLRMLKAMGFSDARLATLTGKRPKEVAELRNGLNVRPVFKRIDTCAAEFASPTAYMYSTYETPFVGAARSEALVSDRKKVVILGGGPNRIGQGIEFDYCCCHAAFALKDAGYEAIMINCNPETVSTDYDTSDRLYFEPLTAEDVIEILRAEQEKGQVVGVIVQFGGQTPLKLAEALEKNGIPILGTAPDMIDLAEDRDRFQKLLMKLDLNQPNNGIAYSVEQARLVAAEIGFPLVVRPSYVLGGRAMQILHSEGQLQTYLLDTVPELVPEDIKQRYPNDKTGQINTLLGKNPLLFDSYLTHAIEVDVDCLSDGTDVYVAGIMEHIEEAGIHSGDSACSLPPRSLPVELLDELERQAKAMAKALNVGGLMNVQFAIKDGIVYVLEVNPRASRTVPFVAKTIGAPIAKIAARVMAGEKLDATFAAYGPKPDPRKLTHIAVKEAVFPFARFPGVDTLLGPEMRSTGEVIGLDTDFALAFAKSQLGAGVELPRDGTVFVSVRDEDKPRVLPAIRILVEEGFKVLATGGTARFLGENGITATKINKVLEGRPHIEDAIRNRQVQLVINTTDGNKAISDSKSLRRATLMQKVPYYTTMAGAEAAAQAIKALKAGNLEVRPLQSYFA comes from the coding sequence ATGCCGAAGCGCCAAGACATCAAATCGATTCTCATCATCGGCGCGGGACCGATCGTCATTGGCCAGGCTTGCGAATTCGACTATTCCGGCACCCAGGCCTGCAAGGCGCTGAAGGAGGAAGGCTACCGCGTCATCCTCGTCAATTCCAACCCTGCGACGATCATGACCGATCCGGGTCTCGCCGACGCCACTTACGTCGAGCCGATCACCCCCGAAGTTGTTGCCAAGATCATCGCCAAGGAGCGCCCGGACGCACTGCTGCCGACCATGGGCGGCCAGACGGCACTGAACACCGCTCTCTCCCTGAAACGCATGGGCGTGCTCGACCGCTACAATGTCGAGATGATCGGCGCCAAGCCCGCCGCCATCGACATGGCCGAGGACCGCGCGCTGTTCCGCGAAGCCATGGCCCGCATCGGCCTGGAAACGCCGCGCTCGATGCTGGCAAACGCCACCGACATCAAGGATCTCGACCGCAAGACGCACGAGGCCGAGCGCAGCAAACTGCGCGAAAGCCTTTCCGGCCCCGACCTCGACAAGGCGCTGGACGAGCTGGAAAACCAGTGGAACCTCGGCGAGAGCGACCGCAAGCAGCGCTACCTGAACCACGCCATGGCGATCGCCGCCCAGGCGCTCGACCATGTCGGCCTGCCGGCCATCATCCGCCCCTCCTTCACCCTCGGCGGCACCGGCGGCGGCATTGCCTACAACCGCTCGGAATTCTTCGAGATCGTCGGCGGCGGCCTCGATGCTTCGCCGACCACCGAGGTGCTGATCGAAGAATCGGTGCTCGGCTGGAAGGAGTTTGAGATGGAAGTCGTCCGCGACACGGCGGACAACTGCATCATCATCTGCTCGATCGAGAATATCGATCCGATGGGCGTCCACACAGGCGATTCCATCACTGTCGCCCCGGCGCTGACGCTGACCGACAAGGAATACCAGATCATGCGCAACGCCTCGATCGCGGTGCTGCGCGAGATCGGCGTCGAGACCGGCGGCTCGAACGTCCAGTTCGCCGTCAATCCGAAAGATGGCCGCCTCGTCGTCATCGAAATGAACCCGCGCGTCTCGCGCTCCTCGGCACTCGCTTCCAAGGCCACCGGCTTCCCGATCGCCAAGGTCGCCGCCAAGCTCGCTATCGGCTACACGCTCGACGAGTTGGAAAACGACATCACCGGCGGCGCGACGCCGGCCTCCTTCGAGCCGTCGATCGATTATGTCGTCACCAAGATCCCGCGTTTCGCCTTCGAGAAATTCCCCGGCGCCTCGCCTGTTCTGACCACGGCCATGAAGTCGGTCGGCGAAGTCATGGCGATCGGCCGCACCTTTGCCGAATCGCTGCAGAAGGCGCTGCGTGGCCTCGAGACCGGCCTGACCGGCCTCGACGAAATCGAGATTCCCGACTTCGAGGAAGGCGAGTCCAGCCAGAACGCCATCCGCGCCGCCATCGGCACGCCGACGCCGGACCGCCTGCGCATGGTCGCCCAGGCGCTGCGCCAGGGCCTTACCATCGAAGAGGTGCATGAAGGCTGCAAGATCGACCCCTGGTTCATCGCCGAGCTCAAGAACATCGTCGACATGGAAGCCCGCATCCGCGAGCACGGCCTGCCCAATGATGCTGCCAACCTCCGCATGCTGAAGGCCATGGGCTTCTCCGACGCGCGCCTGGCGACGCTGACCGGCAAGCGCCCGAAGGAAGTCGCGGAACTGCGCAACGGCCTGAACGTCCGTCCGGTTTTCAAGCGCATCGACACCTGTGCGGCCGAATTCGCTTCGCCGACCGCCTATATGTATTCGACCTACGAGACGCCCTTCGTCGGCGCCGCCCGCTCGGAAGCTTTGGTGTCCGACCGCAAGAAGGTCGTCATCCTCGGCGGCGGCCCGAACCGAATAGGTCAGGGCATCGAGTTCGACTATTGCTGCTGCCATGCCGCCTTCGCGCTGAAGGATGCCGGTTATGAAGCGATCATGATCAACTGCAACCCGGAAACCGTGTCGACCGACTACGACACGTCGGACCGCCTCTATTTCGAGCCGCTGACGGCCGAAGACGTGATCGAAATCCTGCGCGCCGAGCAGGAGAAGGGGCAAGTCGTCGGCGTCATCGTCCAGTTCGGCGGCCAGACGCCGCTGAAGCTTGCCGAGGCGCTCGAAAAGAACGGCATTCCGATCCTCGGCACCGCGCCTGATATGATCGACCTCGCCGAAGACCGCGACCGCTTCCAGAAGCTTCTGATGAAGCTCGACCTCAACCAGCCGAACAACGGCATCGCCTATTCGGTCGAGCAGGCCCGCCTCGTCGCCGCCGAAATCGGCTTCCCGCTTGTCGTTCGCCCGTCCTACGTACTCGGCGGCCGCGCCATGCAGATCCTGCATTCGGAGGGCCAGCTGCAGACCTACCTGCTGGACACGGTTCCGGAACTGGTGCCGGAGGACATCAAGCAGCGTTATCCCAACGACAAGACCGGCCAGATCAATACCCTGCTCGGCAAGAACCCGCTGCTCTTCGACAGCTACCTGACCCATGCGATCGAAGTCGACGTCGACTGCCTCTCCGACGGCACCGACGTCTATGTCGCCGGCATCATGGAGCACATCGAGGAAGCCGGCATCCATTCCGGCGACTCGGCCTGTTCGCTGCCGCCGCGCTCGTTGCCGGTCGAACTGCTCGACGAGCTGGAGCGCCAGGCGAAAGCCATGGCCAAGGCGCTCAATGTCGGCGGCCTGATGAACGTCCAGTTCGCCATCAAGGACGGCATCGTCTACGTGCTCGAGGTCAATCCGCGCGCTTCCCGCACCGTGCCCTTCGTCGCCAAGACCATCGGCGCGCCGATCGCCAAGATCGCCGCCCGTGTCATGGCCGGCGAGAAACTTGACGCCACCTTCGCCGCCTACGGGCCGAAGCCCGATCCGCGTAAGCTCACGCACATCGCCGTCAAGGAAGCCGTCTTCCCCTTCGCCCGCTTCCCCGGCGTCGACACGCTGCTCGGCCCGGAGATGCGCTCGACCGGCGAAGTGATCGGCCTCGACACCGATTTTGCACTGGCCTTCGCCAAGTCGCAGCTCGGCGCGGGCGTCGAACTGCCGCGTGACGGAACGGTTTTCGTCTCCGTGCGCGACGAGGACAAGCCGCGCGTGCTGCCGGCGATCCGCATCCTCGTCGAAGAAGGCTTCAAGGTGCTGGCAACTGGCGGCACCGCCCGCTTCCTCGGCGAAAACGGCATCACCGCCACCAAGATCAACAAGGTTCTGGAAGGCCGTCCGCATATCGAGGACGCCATCCGCAACCGCCAGGTCCAACTCGTCATCAACACCACCGACGGCAACAAGGCGATCTCGGACTCCAAGTCGCTGCGCCGTGCGACGCTGATGCAGAAGGTGCCCTATTACACGACGATGGCCGGCGCCGAAGCCGCCGCCCAGGCGATCAAGGCGCTGAAGGCCGGCAATCTCGAAGTGCGGCCGCTGCAAAGTTACTTCGCTTGA
- a CDS encoding zinc-dependent alcohol dehydrogenase family protein, whose translation MKAVRLQATGQLHLCEVERPAPGPGELLVRIEACGICGTDRHIFHGEFPSKPPVTLGHEFAGIIETVGPGVTDFRPGMRVTGDPNISCGGCEECRRGRVNLCRNLRAIGIHRDGGFADFVCMPQSQAFALPADLDPLHGAFCEPLACCIHGVDLAGLQAGASVIVLGGGVIGLLTLQLARLAGATRVVLVTRSPGKRRLAESLGATATADPGDGDIIARLTDTDGLLPGGGDVVFECAGVTDTMQQAPRLARRGGSAVILGVMPQGAKIEIEPFDLLFREVRLISSFVNPFTHGRAADLIATGRIKVEPLISRRIGLAEAPEAIINPARGGEIRVLVIPGQE comes from the coding sequence ATGAAGGCGGTACGTCTGCAAGCGACGGGACAGTTGCATCTTTGCGAAGTCGAAAGGCCGGCACCAGGTCCGGGTGAATTGCTCGTCCGGATCGAGGCCTGCGGCATCTGCGGCACTGACCGCCATATCTTCCACGGCGAATTTCCGTCGAAGCCGCCGGTGACGCTCGGCCATGAATTCGCGGGCATCATCGAGACGGTCGGACCGGGTGTGACCGATTTCCGCCCCGGCATGCGCGTGACCGGCGATCCGAACATTTCCTGCGGCGGCTGCGAGGAATGCCGGCGCGGCCGCGTCAATCTCTGCCGGAACCTCCGGGCGATCGGCATTCACCGCGACGGCGGCTTCGCGGATTTTGTCTGCATGCCGCAAAGCCAGGCCTTCGCGCTGCCTGCCGATCTGGATCCGCTCCACGGCGCCTTCTGCGAGCCGCTCGCCTGCTGCATTCACGGCGTCGATCTCGCCGGGCTGCAAGCCGGCGCCTCGGTCATCGTGCTCGGTGGCGGCGTGATCGGCCTGCTCACCCTTCAGTTGGCCAGGCTCGCCGGCGCGACTCGCGTCGTGCTGGTGACGCGGAGCCCTGGAAAACGCCGGCTGGCCGAAAGCCTCGGCGCCACGGCAACAGCGGATCCGGGCGACGGCGATATCATTGCCCGTCTCACCGACACGGACGGACTGCTGCCCGGCGGCGGCGATGTCGTGTTCGAATGCGCCGGTGTCACGGATACCATGCAGCAGGCGCCCCGGCTTGCCCGCCGCGGCGGCAGCGCCGTCATTCTCGGCGTCATGCCGCAGGGAGCAAAGATCGAGATCGAGCCCTTCGACCTGCTGTTTCGCGAAGTCCGGCTGATAAGCTCCTTCGTCAACCCTTTCACCCATGGCCGCGCCGCCGATCTGATTGCCACCGGCAGGATCAAGGTCGAGCCGTTGATCTCCCGCAGGATCGGGCTCGCAGAAGCCCCGGAAGCGATCATCAATCCGGCGCGCGGCGGCGAAATCCGGGTGCTGGTCATCCCCGGACAGGAATAG
- a CDS encoding neutral zinc metallopeptidase, with amino-acid sequence MEWRGRRQSDNIEDRRGSPSGGGFGRGGGFSFPSGGGVRRAGGGLSIGTIIFLVIIYFIFKMMGVDLLQVLETGDMSSGPGYEQSESGARTPANDEMTAFVRTVLAETEDTWNGIFQAQGRDYEEPRLVLFSDQTQSACGFASAATGPFYCPGDHKVYLDTAFFQELSDRFGASGDFAEAYVVAHEVGHHVQNLLGILPKFNQARQRMSEEEANKMSVRVELQADCFAGIWGKYTQQKGILEAGDLEEALNAAQQIGDDTLQKRSQGYVVPESFNHGTSAQRVRWFKRGFDSGQLTACDTFSGPV; translated from the coding sequence ATGGAATGGAGAGGCCGGCGTCAGTCCGACAATATCGAAGATCGTCGCGGCAGTCCCTCAGGCGGCGGTTTTGGCCGTGGTGGTGGTTTCAGCTTTCCCTCGGGCGGCGGCGTCCGCCGCGCCGGCGGCGGCTTGAGCATCGGTACCATCATTTTCCTCGTCATCATCTATTTCATCTTCAAGATGATGGGTGTCGATCTGCTGCAGGTGCTCGAGACCGGCGACATGTCAAGCGGTCCCGGTTATGAGCAGAGCGAATCCGGTGCTCGAACGCCCGCCAATGACGAAATGACCGCCTTCGTCCGTACCGTCCTTGCCGAGACCGAGGATACTTGGAACGGCATTTTCCAGGCACAGGGCCGAGATTACGAGGAGCCTCGGCTCGTGCTTTTCTCCGACCAGACGCAGTCGGCCTGCGGTTTCGCTTCTGCCGCGACTGGCCCGTTTTATTGCCCTGGAGATCATAAGGTCTATCTCGACACGGCGTTCTTCCAGGAGCTGTCTGACCGCTTCGGCGCATCGGGCGATTTTGCCGAAGCCTATGTCGTTGCCCATGAGGTCGGCCATCACGTGCAGAACCTGCTCGGCATCCTGCCGAAGTTCAACCAGGCCCGTCAGCGCATGAGCGAAGAGGAGGCCAACAAGATGTCGGTGCGGGTCGAGCTGCAGGCCGATTGCTTCGCCGGCATCTGGGGCAAATACACGCAGCAGAAGGGCATCTTGGAAGCCGGTGATCTCGAGGAGGCGCTGAACGCCGCCCAGCAGATCGGCGACGACACGCTGCAGAAGCGCTCGCAGGGTTACGTGGTGCCCGAGAGCTTCAACCACGGCACCTCGGCGCAGCGTGTCAGGTGGTTCAAGCGCGGTTTCGATAGCGGGCAGCTGACGGCGTGTGATACGTTTTCCGGGCCGGTTTGA
- a CDS encoding aldo/keto reductase codes for MQTYRLGQTGPDVSAIGLGCMGMSGMYGPADRAESIATIHAALDAGVNLLDTGDFYGMGHNEMLVGEALKGRRREDAVISVKFGALRDPAGGWSGIDARPAAVKNFLAYTLQRLGVDYIDIYRPARLDPNVPIEDTVGAIADLIQSGYVKHIGLSEVGAETIRRAAATAPIVDLQIEYSLISRGIEDRILPTTRELGISITAYGVLSRGLISGHWQKGQAAAGDFRTHSPRFQEGNIDQNLALVEQLREIARAKSVSVAQIAIAWVAAKGKDIVPLIGARRRDQLTEALGSRAVDLSPEDFAAIERAVPKDAAAGGRYPEHMLQHMDSER; via the coding sequence ATGCAGACCTATCGTTTGGGACAGACCGGACCCGATGTCTCGGCCATCGGCCTCGGCTGCATGGGCATGTCGGGCATGTATGGTCCCGCCGACCGCGCGGAGAGCATTGCGACGATCCATGCCGCGCTCGATGCCGGCGTCAATCTGCTCGACACCGGCGATTTCTACGGCATGGGCCACAACGAAATGCTGGTCGGCGAGGCACTGAAGGGCCGCAGGCGCGAAGACGCTGTCATCAGCGTCAAGTTCGGCGCGCTTCGCGATCCCGCGGGCGGATGGAGCGGCATCGATGCCCGCCCGGCGGCCGTGAAGAATTTTCTCGCCTACACACTGCAGCGCCTCGGCGTCGACTATATCGACATCTACCGCCCTGCCCGCCTCGATCCGAATGTGCCGATCGAGGACACCGTCGGCGCGATCGCCGACCTGATCCAATCAGGCTACGTCAAACACATCGGTCTGTCGGAAGTCGGCGCCGAGACGATCCGTCGCGCCGCCGCCACCGCCCCGATTGTCGACCTGCAAATCGAATATTCGCTGATCTCGCGCGGGATCGAGGATCGCATCCTGCCGACGACGCGTGAACTCGGCATTTCGATTACCGCTTACGGCGTGCTTTCGCGCGGCCTGATCAGCGGCCATTGGCAGAAGGGCCAGGCCGCCGCCGGCGACTTCCGTACCCATAGTCCGCGCTTTCAGGAAGGCAATATCGATCAGAACCTCGCGCTGGTCGAGCAGCTGCGCGAGATCGCCCGAGCAAAAAGCGTCTCGGTCGCCCAGATCGCCATCGCCTGGGTCGCCGCCAAGGGCAAGGATATCGTCCCCCTCATCGGCGCCCGCCGCCGCGACCAGCTGACCGAGGCGCTCGGTTCACGCGCCGTCGACCTGTCGCCGGAGGATTTCGCCGCGATTGAACGCGCCGTGCCAAAGGACGCGGCCGCGGGCGGGCGTTATCCGGAACATATGCTGCAGCATATGGATAGTGAGAGGTAA
- a CDS encoding TCR/Tet family MFS transporter, which translates to MLDPKFVRRGLFLVFIILFLDIIGIAIIMPVLPAYLEQLTGGSVSDAAIDGGWLMLVYAGMQFLFAPLLGNLSDRFGRRPILLLSVLTFAIDNFICGIATSFWMLFVGRVLAGISGGSFATCSAYIADISTEENRAKNFGLIGIAFGVGFTIGPVIGGFLGEFGPRVPFLGAAALSLLNFIAACFLLPETLEAKNRRHFEWKRANPLGALRQMRHYPGIGGVSLVMFLFFLAHAVYPSVWSFVSTYRYGWSEGQIGLSLGIYGIGAALVMGLVLPRVVPLLGEWKTALLGLCFSAAGLTGYAFAWEGWVVYVVIVATVIENVADPALRSIAAGKVPPSAQGELQGALTSLSSITTIVGPLIFTQMFGYFTRPEAPVTFAGAPYLTAAVLIVLAAGVFLTRVRARKPAEALEGVS; encoded by the coding sequence ATGCTTGATCCCAAATTCGTTCGCCGCGGCCTGTTTCTGGTCTTTATCATCCTCTTCCTTGACATTATCGGCATCGCCATCATCATGCCGGTGCTGCCCGCCTATCTGGAACAACTGACCGGCGGCAGTGTCAGCGATGCGGCGATCGACGGCGGCTGGCTGATGCTGGTTTATGCCGGCATGCAGTTCCTGTTCGCGCCGCTGCTCGGAAACCTCTCCGACCGTTTCGGCCGCCGGCCGATCCTTCTTCTTTCAGTGCTGACCTTCGCGATCGACAATTTCATCTGCGGCATCGCCACCAGCTTCTGGATGCTGTTCGTCGGCCGCGTGCTGGCCGGCATCAGCGGCGGCAGCTTCGCCACCTGTTCGGCCTATATCGCCGATATCAGCACGGAGGAGAACCGGGCGAAGAACTTCGGACTGATCGGCATCGCCTTCGGCGTCGGCTTCACCATCGGCCCGGTCATCGGTGGATTCCTCGGGGAATTTGGCCCACGCGTGCCGTTCCTCGGCGCTGCCGCTTTGTCGCTTCTCAATTTCATTGCCGCCTGCTTTCTGCTGCCGGAAACGCTGGAGGCGAAGAACCGCCGCCACTTCGAGTGGAAACGCGCCAATCCGCTCGGCGCATTGCGCCAGATGCGCCATTACCCTGGTATCGGCGGGGTCAGCCTCGTCATGTTCCTGTTTTTCCTGGCGCATGCCGTCTATCCCTCGGTCTGGTCTTTCGTCTCGACCTATCGCTATGGCTGGAGCGAGGGCCAGATCGGTCTTTCGCTCGGCATTTACGGCATCGGCGCAGCACTCGTCATGGGGCTGGTCCTGCCGCGCGTCGTGCCGCTGCTCGGTGAATGGAAGACCGCGCTTCTCGGCCTCTGCTTTTCCGCTGCGGGGCTGACCGGCTATGCCTTCGCCTGGGAGGGTTGGGTGGTTTATGTCGTCATCGTGGCGACGGTCATCGAAAACGTCGCCGATCCGGCGCTGCGCAGTATTGCCGCCGGCAAGGTGCCGCCTTCGGCGCAGGGCGAGTTGCAGGGCGCGCTGACCAGCCTCAGCAGCATCACCACCATTGTCGGGCCGCTGATCTTCACGCAGATGTTCGGCTATTTCACGCGGCCTGAGGCGCCGGTCACCTTTGCCGGTGCGCCTTATCTCACGGCTGCCGTGCTCATTGTTCTGGCCGCCGGGGTATTCCTCACGAGGGTTCGAGCCCGCAAGCCGGCCGAGGCGCTGGAAGGCGTGAGCTGA
- a CDS encoding MATE family efflux transporter, with product MDTPIDARSLAPTSDNRWGAHFRATLALGIPLIGAQLAQLGINTTDVMIVGRLGAEHLAAMVLSAQFLFTILIFGSGFAIAVVPMVAQAYGRGDVVSVRRSLRMGLWVVIGYWAVMQPAFFNSEQILLFAQQKPEVAKLAHGYIMIGQFGVLPALLFNVMRALVSAIGKAAIILNVTIVTLVMNAFFAYALVLGHFGFPAMGLEGAAIVSVVVQTAGFLFILAFVQRREETRRYEIFVRFWKPDWHALLEVIRLGFPISVTILAEVSLFTVASLLMGYIGTIELAAHGIALQWASIAFMIPLGLSQAATVRVGVAHGQGDYDGLVRASIMVFILACAISAVGSVLFATMPQFLGSWFLDVSSPEAPEVLAYAGPLIVVAGLFQLVDGLQVIANGLLRGLKDARVPMIMALIAYWPIGFFLAWAFAFPLGLGGIGIWFGFLVGLAAAAAMLCGRFYLLLRREGATAGA from the coding sequence ATGGACACGCCGATCGACGCGCGCAGCCTTGCGCCGACAAGCGATAATCGTTGGGGGGCGCATTTCCGCGCAACACTGGCGCTCGGCATTCCGCTGATCGGCGCGCAGCTCGCTCAGCTCGGCATCAATACCACCGACGTGATGATCGTCGGGCGCCTCGGCGCCGAGCATCTGGCGGCGATGGTGTTGTCGGCTCAATTCCTTTTCACCATCCTCATCTTCGGTTCCGGTTTTGCCATCGCCGTCGTTCCGATGGTGGCGCAGGCCTATGGTCGCGGCGACGTCGTCTCTGTGCGCCGATCGCTGCGCATGGGGCTGTGGGTGGTGATTGGATATTGGGCCGTCATGCAGCCCGCTTTCTTCAATTCCGAGCAGATCCTGCTCTTCGCGCAGCAGAAGCCCGAGGTGGCCAAGCTCGCGCATGGCTATATCATGATCGGTCAGTTCGGCGTGCTGCCGGCGCTGCTCTTCAACGTGATGCGCGCGCTTGTCAGCGCCATCGGCAAGGCAGCCATCATCCTCAACGTCACCATTGTTACGCTGGTGATGAACGCGTTCTTCGCCTATGCCCTCGTGCTCGGCCATTTCGGCTTTCCGGCGATGGGGCTCGAGGGTGCGGCGATCGTGTCGGTCGTGGTGCAGACGGCTGGTTTCCTCTTCATCCTTGCCTTCGTGCAGAGGCGGGAGGAGACGCGCCGCTACGAGATCTTCGTGCGGTTCTGGAAGCCAGATTGGCATGCGCTGCTGGAAGTCATCCGGCTCGGTTTCCCGATCAGCGTCACCATCCTTGCCGAGGTCAGCCTGTTCACGGTTGCCTCGCTGCTGATGGGCTATATCGGCACGATCGAACTTGCCGCCCACGGCATTGCCCTGCAATGGGCCTCGATCGCTTTCATGATCCCACTCGGCCTCAGCCAGGCGGCGACGGTGCGCGTGGGTGTCGCGCACGGGCAGGGCGATTATGACGGGCTGGTGCGGGCTTCGATCATGGTGTTCATCCTCGCCTGCGCCATTTCGGCGGTGGGCTCGGTGCTCTTTGCCACCATGCCGCAATTCCTCGGCAGCTGGTTCCTCGACGTCAGTTCGCCCGAGGCGCCCGAGGTGCTCGCCTATGCCGGGCCGCTGATCGTCGTTGCCGGGCTTTTCCAACTGGTGGATGGGCTGCAGGTGATCGCCAACGGATTGCTGCGCGGCCTGAAGGACGCGCGCGTGCCGATGATCATGGCGCTGATCGCTTACTGGCCGATTGGCTTCTTCCTGGCCTGGGCCTTCGCTTTTCCGCTGGGTCTGGGTGGCATCGGCATCTGGTTCGGCTTCCTCGTCGGGCTGGCGGCGGCGGCCGCGATGCTCTGCGGACGGTTCTATCTTCTGCTTCGCCGGGAGGGAGCGACGGCCGGCGCCTGA
- a CDS encoding antibiotic biosynthesis monooxygenase, with amino-acid sequence MSGAFYRIDKFIVPAAAREEFLVKVMMTHKLLEAQEGFIEHKVLEQVAGPGEFNFVTIAEWQNTEVVERARAAVMAAHKAANFDPQEMFSRLGIRADIASYKPVAA; translated from the coding sequence ATGAGCGGAGCTTTCTATCGTATCGACAAGTTCATCGTGCCGGCGGCGGCGCGTGAGGAATTTCTTGTCAAAGTGATGATGACCCACAAGCTGCTGGAGGCACAGGAGGGCTTCATCGAACACAAGGTGCTGGAGCAGGTGGCGGGTCCCGGCGAATTCAATTTCGTCACCATTGCCGAATGGCAGAATACCGAGGTCGTCGAGCGCGCGCGGGCAGCCGTGATGGCCGCCCATAAGGCCGCAAATTTCGATCCGCAGGAAATGTTTTCGCGTCTCGGCATTCGAGCCGATATCGCCAGTTACAAGCCTGTCGCCGCCTGA